From the genome of Triticum aestivum cultivar Chinese Spring chromosome 3B, IWGSC CS RefSeq v2.1, whole genome shotgun sequence, one region includes:
- the LOC123068847 gene encoding DEAD-box ATP-dependent RNA helicase 18 translates to MASSSSPSPATAAARKRALTEQRFSELTPALSLEVVEALDRGGFRRCTPVQAATIPLLLTHKDVAVDAATGSGKTLAFVVPVVEMLRRLPSPPKPHQVLAIIISPTRELSSQIYNVAQPFFATLKGVSSILLVGGLDIKVELEKVEKEGANILVGTPGKLFDIMERLDTLEYKHLEILILDEADRLLDMGFQKQVTSIISKLPKLRRTGLFSATQTEAVEELAKAGLRNPVRVQVKTEAKDAAQQDLGPSKTPLGLRLEYMICEPAKKSSQLVDFLVQNTGKKIMVYFATCACVDYWSVVLPMLNLLKGSPVIAYHGKMKQGPREKALASFSALSSGILVCTDVAARGLDIPHVDLIVQYDPPQDPNVFVHRAGRTARYDQEGDAIVFLLPTEDAYVEFLKLRGVPLMERECSPDIVDIVPQIRAAALEDRNIMEKGLRAFVSFVRSYKEHHCSFIFRWKGLEVGKLAMEYGLLQIPSMPEVKHNNLSLKGFFPLGNIDFSQIKFKDKTREKQRQKALKRKAEELANEPPVPEKRVPRERPDKPKRKQTGKQRQTIQTKEDMDELTNEYRLLKKLKRGVIDEDEYEKLTGFGGSDGEGSDGDAAGKGKGKERRSKEQKKLKQRGGKTGGRRFEVKSKLKSKRR, encoded by the exons atggcctcctcctcctccccctcgccggcgacggccgCGGCCAGGAAGCGCGCGCTGACGGAGCAGCGGTTCTCGGAGCTCACCCCGGCCCTGTCCCTGGAGGTGGTCGAGGCCCTGGACCGCGGCGGCTTCCGGCGGTGCACACCGGTGCAGGCGGCGACCATCCCGCTGCTGCTGACGCACAAGGACGTGGCCGTCGACGCCGCCACCGGCTCCGGCAAGACCCTGGCCTTCGTCGTCCCCGTCGTCGAGatgctccgccgcctcccctcgcctcccaaGCCCCACCAG GTCCTTGCCATCATCATCTCTCCGACGAGAGAATTGTCATCCCAGATATACAATGTGGCGCAGCCCTTCTTCGCCACGCTCAAGGGCGTGTCCTCCATTCTACTGGTTGGTGGGTTGGACATTAAGGTGGAGCTCGAGAAAGTGGAGAAAGAGGGCGCAAACATACTGGTGGGCACTCCCGGGAAGCTGTTCGACATAATGGAGCGCCTGGACACTCTTGAGTACAAGCATCTCGAG ATTCTGATCTTGGATGAGGCTGACAGGCTCTTGGATATGGGCTTTCAGAAGCAGGTTACCTCAATTATTTCAAAGTTGCCAAAGCTGAGGAGAACTGGCCTTTTCTCGGCTACCCAGACAGAGGCTGTCGAGGAGCTTGCAAAAGCAGGGTTGAGGAATCCTGTGAGGGTCCAAGTTAAGACAGAGGCGAAGGATGCTGCTCAGCAAGATCTTGGTCCATCCAAGACGCCGCTGGGGCTCCGGTTGGAG TATATGATATGTGAACCAGCAAAGAAGTCATCACAGCTTGTTGATTTCCTTGTGCAAAACACTGGAAAGAAAATCATGGT CTACTTTGCAACATGTGCTTGTGTAGATTATTGGTCTGTTGTTCTTCCAATGCTGAACTTACTTAAAGGTTCTCCAGTGATAGCTTACCATGGGAAGATGAAACAG GGCCCACGTGAGAAAGCCCTGGCATCATTTTCAGCTCTTTCAAGTGGCATTTTAGTCTGCACTGATGTTGCAGCAAGGGGTCTTGACATACCACATGTTGATCTAATTGTGCAG TATGATCCACCTCAAGATCCCAATGTGTTCGTGCATAGAGCAGGTCGTACTGCCCGCTATGATCAAGAAGGAGATGCTATCGTGTTTCTCTTACCGACG GAGGATGCTTATGTTGAGTTTTTAAAGCTTCGAGGTGTTCCTCTCATGGAAAGGGAGTGTTCCCCAGATATTGTAGATATTGTGCCACAG ATTAGAGCAGCTGCATTGGAAGATCGTAATATCATGGAAAAAGGGCTTCGAGCTTTTGTCTCATTTGTTCGGTCATACAAGGAGCATCACTGTTCGTTCATTTTCAGGTGGAAAGGGCTTGAAGTTGGAAAGCTGGCCATGGAGTATGGATTACTCCAGATCCCATCCATGCCAGAAGTGAAGCACAATAATCTTTCACTAAAGGGATTTTTTCCACTTGGCAACATCGATTTTTCACAAATCAAGTTCAA GGATAAAACTCGGGAGAAACAGCGCCAGAAGGCATTGAAAAGAAAAGCTGAAGAACTAGCAAATGAGCCGCCAGTCCCAGAGAAGAGGGTACCTCGGGAGAGGCCCGATAAGCCGAAGCGCAAGCAGACGGGAAAGCAGCGCCAGACAATCCAGACCAAGGAGGACATGGATGAGCTGACGAACGAGTACCGCCTCCTGAAGAAGCTGAAGCGTGGAGTGATCGACGAAGACGAGTACGAGAAGCTCACCGGGTTTGGAGGCTCCGACGGTGAAGGCTCGGACGGGGACGCGGCCGGCAAGGGCAAAGGGAAGGAGAGGCGCAGCAAGGAGCAGAAGAAACTCAAGCAGAGAGGAGGAAAGACAGGAGGCAGGAGATTTGAAGTAAAGAGTAAACTGAAGAGCAAGAGAAGATGA